A region of Streptomyces sp. R44 DNA encodes the following proteins:
- a CDS encoding amino acid adenylation domain-containing protein produces MRQSTPQEALSSSEFGIWLASRRHPEAYNIHRVWEIEGDLDEEALRAAVAEVTGRHRVFGRRLREDGEGPFWAAGEAVPVWSTAGEAPDETAWRAEQGAHRFDLAAECPVRAGLLRRGPQRYLFSLLIHHVACDGLSLEILLAEIAAAYACRTAGGPALPPAADPLPPAPTPSTGYWTEQLAEAEWPGSLPRTPGPRTPEAETTLLPLTAAETELLRTAARSLRATPHMLGLAALYATFAAHGSRRDVMVATPFAGRTPDTAEAVGCLARVVPLRQRWAAGDSGAALVTAVRRTMAKALGRLAEPIREAADLFSAVEPGVTVAFQAHGPLPAPGLAGVEVRALSEDGAGTVRNDLEFDLSLRPDGGELALTRRLAGGTTAEAAARLLADYRATLLRLAGEPGAPLLGSGPLTAIESPTLVRARPAAQAVPVMERFAELVREHPERTAVSCPAGDTGFAELDALVNGLAARLAEHGVAPGDTVGILAERGVALVAAVLAVWRAGGCTVLLDPLHPEDRIAYVLADSGAGIVLRSPSLRGRGTGTARVVELPEGRGTTAPGADAFTAPAPDASRPAYVVHTSGTTGLPKGVLVDHASYAAFTEVFTAGRGAARSGLVSSVSFDLFYLQFLALFTGSCLVVADEDTYRNPQTLVDWVEKQDLRFLGLTPSLFGAMRNFGFEDVLRRGGLTLLLGGEALDEPTWQLLRELGVDGVNAYGPTETTICVTVCAFGERDTPGIGRPLEGVSAYVLGPDLLPVPTGVAGELYVAGPQVARGYLGSPGVTADRFLPDPFSGLPGARMYRTGDRVRRAEDGCLVYLERADHQLKVRGQRVDPVEVENVLRDLPGVRDAYVARRAPGTSNGLLAYVLPDREGPSLDPAGLRTACARRLAPAAVPAHVLVLDSFPLSPGGKLDEQALPAPSPATPAAEAAQDELTRLWQDTAGAAAASDDEDFFACGGSSLDAARLVASVNQAYGAEIDLAVFFAEPTLRGLRHQLETSTGGTEPADGPSHAGASSPATGLSPAQRRLWLMHLLDPKSPEFTVHWAVRLRGALDRDLLAEAWREVVDTHGELRLRVLDGAGEPGRAAWAAEEFALRTRTLPEARLDDELRAAARQVFDIFGEPLAALELISLSDRPDEHVLLLTGHHLVLDRRSVELITEQLYARLDGRPVAAPRRAHRDVPARTPERAESTRAFWTAELAEAAAAPGIDLGGPGTEEHPERVGSVRAALTPADWQRALETARAHRTTPLVLALAAFALTADRHGAAGEVVAGTTMDVRPPGFEDVVGLFVNPVPVRLRVDPELSGGGLLGRAHEALLRSHAHRDMPFDELIRELGLRAEPGRTPLFQALVDHEPAARATAPAGLGVRPVDIPAEVAKYDLEIVLRETGGTAGSGSAAEVEIAFRHSRYSEAQAGRLAAALRDTLVLLTREPDAPARVPVEDGAVLRRPAPLPETYTQVGGLVERIADTDPDRAAVVCGEDRLSYGRLRSGALAAVAALTGAGVAPGDRVAVLAPRSTAMITALLGAHLAGAVAVPLDVDHPDARLRAALADCGATVLLGTAETVARGRSLGLTALDLTALPEPAVPPALPPRGERDAAYMIFTSGSTGRPKGVVVEHGGLAASTAARRAVYPGEPVFLLLSPLAFDSSVAGIWGTLTAGGRLVVAGPDDVRDPARLIGLIEHHAVTDLLCVPSLHGVVLGEARRAGATAALRSLRRAVVAGEPLPEQVMDLHFALLPGVELVNEYGPTEATVWSSYRRYRAPGPIDIGGPVPGYSLYVLDHALRPVPPGVPGELYVGGPGVARGYLGRPADTAAVFLPDPFDGRPGARMYRTGDRVRPTGDGGLAFLGRADDQLKIRGHRIQPGEIETVLREAPGVREAAVVAHGQGRLAAFVTGAADPARVRQEAVDRLPAVMVPGAVHVVERLPLTTNGKVDRRRLAEEADRRVPAAAPGTRVRPEHAEVVEAWREVLGVADVPVDANFFDAGGHSLLMPLLQDALHRRTGVRVPILDLFRHSTVGDMASRLRRTPTGATSGASGASGGSSADAAVPPAPSRRDASRQMRLRRVRPEASREAQEGNR; encoded by the coding sequence ATGCGGCAGAGCACACCTCAGGAGGCGCTGTCCTCCTCCGAGTTCGGGATCTGGCTGGCGAGCCGCCGGCACCCGGAGGCGTACAACATCCACCGCGTCTGGGAGATCGAGGGCGACCTGGACGAGGAGGCCCTGCGGGCCGCCGTGGCCGAAGTGACCGGTCGCCACCGGGTCTTCGGTCGACGGCTGCGCGAGGACGGCGAGGGCCCGTTCTGGGCGGCGGGGGAGGCCGTGCCGGTCTGGTCGACGGCCGGCGAGGCGCCGGACGAGACCGCCTGGCGCGCCGAACAGGGCGCCCACCGCTTCGACCTCGCCGCCGAGTGCCCCGTACGGGCCGGGCTGCTGCGCCGGGGACCGCAGCGGTATCTGTTCTCCCTCCTGATCCACCACGTCGCCTGCGACGGGCTGTCCCTGGAGATCCTCCTCGCGGAGATCGCGGCGGCGTACGCCTGCCGGACGGCGGGCGGCCCCGCCCTGCCGCCGGCCGCGGACCCGCTGCCGCCGGCCCCGACGCCGTCGACGGGCTACTGGACGGAGCAGCTGGCCGAGGCCGAGTGGCCCGGGTCGCTGCCCCGCACCCCCGGACCGCGCACCCCCGAGGCCGAGACCACCCTGCTGCCGCTCACGGCCGCGGAGACCGAACTGCTCAGGACGGCGGCCCGGAGCCTGCGGGCCACCCCGCACATGCTCGGCCTCGCCGCGCTGTACGCCACCTTCGCCGCGCACGGCAGCCGGCGGGACGTCATGGTGGCCACGCCCTTCGCGGGCCGCACCCCCGACACCGCCGAGGCGGTCGGCTGCCTGGCCCGGGTGGTGCCGCTGCGCCAGCGCTGGGCGGCCGGTGACAGCGGCGCGGCCCTGGTCACCGCCGTCCGGCGGACCATGGCCAAGGCGCTGGGCCGTCTCGCCGAACCGATCCGGGAGGCCGCCGACCTGTTCAGCGCGGTCGAGCCCGGCGTCACCGTCGCCTTCCAGGCGCACGGCCCGCTGCCGGCGCCCGGACTCGCGGGCGTCGAGGTGCGGGCGCTGTCCGAGGACGGCGCCGGGACCGTACGCAACGACCTGGAGTTCGACCTCTCTCTGCGCCCCGACGGCGGCGAGCTCGCCCTGACCCGCCGGCTGGCCGGCGGCACCACGGCCGAGGCGGCCGCCCGGCTGCTCGCCGACTACCGCGCGACCCTGCTCCGGCTGGCCGGCGAGCCGGGCGCCCCGCTCCTCGGCTCCGGGCCGCTGACCGCGATCGAGTCCCCCACACTCGTGCGCGCCCGGCCCGCGGCGCAGGCCGTCCCGGTGATGGAACGGTTCGCCGAGCTCGTACGCGAGCACCCGGAGCGCACGGCTGTCAGCTGCCCCGCCGGGGACACCGGCTTCGCCGAACTGGACGCCCTGGTGAACGGCCTCGCGGCCCGGCTGGCCGAGCACGGAGTCGCACCGGGAGACACCGTCGGCATCCTCGCGGAGCGCGGGGTCGCCCTGGTCGCCGCCGTCCTCGCCGTCTGGCGCGCGGGCGGCTGCACGGTGCTGCTCGATCCGCTCCACCCCGAGGACCGGATCGCCTACGTACTGGCCGACAGCGGAGCCGGGATCGTGCTGCGCAGCCCCTCCCTGCGCGGGCGCGGCACGGGCACGGCCCGGGTCGTCGAGCTGCCCGAGGGGCGGGGGACGACCGCCCCCGGCGCGGACGCGTTCACCGCACCCGCCCCCGACGCGTCCCGGCCGGCCTACGTCGTCCACACCTCCGGCACCACCGGCCTCCCCAAGGGCGTGCTCGTCGACCACGCCTCGTACGCGGCCTTCACCGAGGTGTTCACGGCCGGCCGCGGCGCGGCCCGGTCCGGCCTGGTGAGCTCGGTCTCCTTCGACCTCTTCTACCTCCAGTTCCTCGCCCTCTTCACCGGCTCCTGCCTGGTGGTCGCCGACGAGGACACGTACCGCAATCCGCAGACGCTGGTGGACTGGGTCGAGAAGCAGGACCTCCGCTTCCTGGGCCTCACGCCCTCGCTGTTCGGCGCCATGCGGAACTTCGGCTTCGAGGACGTGCTGCGGCGCGGCGGGCTCACCCTGCTGCTCGGCGGCGAGGCCCTGGACGAGCCGACCTGGCAGCTGCTCCGGGAGCTCGGCGTCGACGGGGTCAACGCCTACGGGCCGACCGAGACCACCATCTGCGTCACGGTCTGCGCGTTCGGCGAGCGGGACACCCCGGGCATCGGCCGGCCGCTGGAAGGCGTCTCGGCGTACGTCCTCGGACCCGACCTGCTGCCGGTGCCGACCGGCGTGGCCGGCGAACTGTACGTGGCCGGACCGCAGGTGGCCCGCGGCTACCTCGGCTCGCCGGGAGTGACCGCCGACCGCTTCCTGCCCGACCCGTTCTCCGGCCTGCCGGGTGCGCGGATGTACCGCACCGGCGACCGGGTGCGGAGGGCGGAGGACGGCTGCCTCGTCTATCTGGAGCGCGCCGACCACCAGCTGAAGGTCCGCGGCCAGCGGGTCGACCCGGTGGAGGTCGAGAACGTGCTGCGCGATCTGCCCGGCGTCCGGGACGCGTACGTGGCGCGCCGGGCCCCCGGCACCTCCAACGGACTGCTCGCCTACGTGCTGCCCGACCGCGAAGGACCGTCCCTCGACCCGGCCGGGCTGCGGACGGCCTGCGCCCGGCGCCTGGCTCCCGCGGCCGTACCGGCCCACGTCCTCGTCCTCGACTCCTTCCCGCTGTCGCCCGGCGGCAAGCTCGACGAGCAGGCCCTGCCCGCCCCGTCCCCGGCGACCCCCGCGGCCGAGGCCGCGCAGGACGAGCTGACCCGGCTCTGGCAGGACACGGCGGGTGCGGCGGCGGCCTCGGACGACGAGGACTTCTTCGCCTGCGGCGGCAGCTCCCTGGACGCCGCCCGCCTCGTGGCCTCGGTCAACCAGGCGTACGGGGCCGAGATCGACCTCGCCGTGTTCTTCGCCGAGCCGACCCTGCGCGGCCTGCGGCACCAGCTGGAGACGAGCACGGGCGGTACGGAACCGGCCGACGGCCCCTCCCACGCGGGCGCGTCCTCCCCGGCCACCGGCCTCTCGCCGGCCCAGCGGCGGCTGTGGCTGATGCACCTGCTGGACCCGAAGAGCCCCGAGTTCACCGTCCACTGGGCCGTGCGCCTGCGCGGCGCACTGGACCGGGACCTGCTCGCGGAGGCATGGCGGGAGGTCGTCGACACCCACGGCGAGCTGCGGCTGCGCGTCCTTGACGGTGCCGGCGAACCCGGCCGGGCGGCCTGGGCGGCCGAGGAGTTCGCGCTCCGCACCCGGACGCTGCCCGAGGCCCGGCTCGACGACGAACTCCGCGCGGCGGCCCGGCAGGTCTTCGACATCTTCGGCGAACCGCTGGCCGCGCTCGAACTGATCTCCCTCTCCGACCGGCCGGACGAGCACGTCCTGCTGCTGACCGGTCATCACCTCGTCCTCGACCGCCGCTCGGTGGAGCTGATCACCGAGCAGCTGTACGCCCGTCTCGACGGCCGCCCGGTCGCGGCGCCCCGGCGCGCCCACCGGGACGTCCCGGCCCGGACCCCGGAACGGGCCGAGAGCACACGGGCGTTCTGGACCGCCGAGCTGGCGGAGGCCGCCGCGGCGCCCGGGATCGACCTGGGCGGGCCCGGCACCGAGGAGCACCCGGAACGGGTCGGCTCGGTACGGGCGGCCCTCACGCCGGCCGACTGGCAGCGGGCCCTGGAGACCGCGCGCGCCCACCGCACCACCCCGCTGGTCCTCGCCCTGGCCGCCTTCGCCCTCACCGCGGACCGCCACGGCGCCGCCGGCGAGGTCGTGGCCGGCACCACCATGGACGTCCGGCCGCCCGGATTCGAGGACGTGGTCGGGCTCTTCGTGAACCCGGTGCCGGTCCGGCTGCGGGTCGACCCCGAGCTGTCCGGCGGCGGGCTGCTCGGCCGGGCGCACGAGGCGCTGCTGCGCTCCCACGCCCACCGCGACATGCCCTTCGACGAGCTGATCCGGGAGCTCGGCCTGCGCGCCGAGCCCGGCCGGACCCCGCTCTTCCAGGCCCTCGTCGACCACGAGCCGGCCGCCCGGGCCACGGCCCCCGCCGGGCTCGGTGTGCGGCCGGTCGACATCCCGGCCGAGGTGGCCAAGTACGACCTGGAGATCGTGCTGCGGGAGACCGGCGGCACGGCGGGGAGCGGCTCGGCCGCCGAGGTCGAGATCGCCTTCCGGCACAGCCGGTACAGCGAGGCCCAGGCCGGCCGGCTCGCCGCCGCCCTCCGCGACACCCTGGTCCTGCTCACGCGCGAGCCGGACGCCCCGGCGCGGGTGCCGGTGGAGGACGGTGCCGTACTGCGCCGCCCGGCGCCGCTGCCGGAGACGTACACCCAGGTCGGCGGGCTGGTCGAGCGGATCGCCGACACGGACCCGGACCGCGCGGCCGTGGTCTGCGGCGAGGACCGGCTGAGCTACGGCCGGCTGCGCTCCGGCGCGCTCGCCGCGGTCGCCGCCCTCACCGGGGCCGGAGTCGCCCCGGGCGACCGGGTGGCCGTACTGGCCCCGCGCTCGACGGCCATGATCACCGCACTGCTCGGGGCCCATCTGGCCGGCGCGGTCGCCGTCCCGCTCGACGTGGACCACCCGGACGCCCGGCTGAGGGCGGCACTCGCGGACTGCGGCGCCACGGTGCTGCTCGGCACGGCGGAGACGGTGGCCCGGGGCCGGTCCCTGGGACTCACCGCCCTGGACCTGACCGCGCTGCCGGAACCGGCCGTCCCCCCGGCCCTCCCGCCCCGAGGGGAGCGGGACGCCGCCTACATGATCTTCACCTCGGGCAGTACGGGCCGCCCCAAGGGCGTCGTCGTCGAGCACGGCGGCCTCGCGGCCTCGACCGCGGCACGGCGCGCGGTCTACCCGGGCGAGCCGGTGTTCCTGCTGCTCTCCCCGCTGGCCTTCGACTCCTCCGTCGCCGGGATCTGGGGCACCCTCACGGCCGGCGGGCGGCTCGTCGTCGCCGGACCGGACGACGTCCGCGACCCCGCCCGGCTCATCGGTCTCATCGAACACCACGCCGTCACCGACCTGCTGTGCGTGCCCTCGCTGCACGGCGTGGTGCTCGGCGAGGCCCGGCGGGCCGGCGCCACGGCCGCCCTGCGCTCCCTGCGCCGGGCCGTGGTGGCCGGCGAGCCGCTCCCCGAGCAGGTGATGGACCTTCACTTCGCCCTTCTCCCCGGGGTGGAGCTGGTCAACGAGTACGGCCCGACCGAGGCGACCGTCTGGTCCAGCTACCGCCGCTACCGGGCGCCGGGTCCGATCGACATCGGCGGTCCGGTGCCGGGCTACTCCCTCTACGTACTGGACCACGCGCTGCGGCCGGTGCCGCCCGGTGTCCCCGGCGAGCTGTACGTCGGCGGGCCCGGCGTCGCCCGCGGCTACCTCGGCCGGCCGGCCGACACCGCCGCGGTCTTCCTGCCGGACCCCTTCGACGGGCGGCCCGGTGCGCGGATGTACCGCACCGGTGACCGCGTCCGGCCGACCGGGGACGGCGGCCTGGCCTTCCTCGGCCGGGCCGACGACCAGCTGAAGATCCGCGGCCACCGGATCCAGCCGGGCGAGATCGAGACCGTGCTGCGGGAGGCGCCCGGGGTCCGCGAGGCCGCCGTCGTGGCCCACGGACAGGGCCGGCTCGCCGCCTTCGTCACGGGCGCCGCCGACCCGGCCCGGGTCCGCCAGGAGGCCGTCGACCGGCTTCCCGCCGTGATGGTCCCCGGCGCGGTGCACGTGGTCGAGCGGCTGCCGCTCACCACCAACGGCAAGGTCGACCGCAGGCGGCTCGCCGAGGAGGCGGACCGCCGGGTACCCGCGGCCGCGCCCGGCACCCGGGTACGCCCCGAACACGCCGAGGTCGTCGAGGCCTGGCGGGAGGTGCTGGGCGTCGCGGACGTGCCCGTGGACGCCAACTTCTTCGACGCGGGCGGCCATTCGCTCCTGATGCCCCTGCTCCAGGACGCGCTGCACCGGCGTACGGGAGTCCGGGTGCCGATCCTCGACCTCTTCCGGCACAGCACCGTCGGCGACATGGCGTCCCGCCTGCGCCGGACCCCGACGGGGGCGACCTCCGGAGCCTCCGGAGCCTCCGGCGGGTCCTCCGCCGACGCGGCCGTGCCCCCCGCCCCCTCCCGCCGGGACGCCTCCCGGCAGATGCGCCTGCGCCGAGTCCGGCCCGAGGCGTCCAGAGAAGCCCAGGAAGGAAACCGATGA
- a CDS encoding thioesterase II family protein: protein MRRNAPGRWLRTGGAHEAPGLHVVCFPPAGGAASSFSALRRAAGRDSAVTAVLLPGREARIAEPFAEDLDRVVEAVAEELLPLLARDETPYVLLGHSMGGLLAYETALRLQAHGARRPLRVVVAGTAAPRDAGWSAVASRRPEELMRLLGGVPPEVFESPELLEIVSRALRADLAMIAAHHCSGGLLRSPLGVLYGSEDPLVGAEAVAGWSAVAGAGATVEELSGGHFFLDAHYPRLLADWRREAAR from the coding sequence GTGCGCCGAAATGCACCCGGTCGCTGGCTGCGCACGGGCGGCGCGCACGAGGCCCCCGGGCTGCACGTCGTCTGCTTCCCGCCGGCCGGCGGCGCGGCGAGCTCGTTCTCCGCGCTCCGGAGGGCGGCGGGCCGCGACAGCGCGGTGACGGCGGTGCTGCTGCCGGGGCGTGAGGCGCGGATCGCCGAACCGTTCGCGGAGGACCTGGACCGGGTCGTCGAGGCGGTGGCCGAGGAGCTCCTTCCGCTCCTGGCCCGGGACGAGACGCCCTATGTCCTGCTCGGGCACAGCATGGGCGGACTGCTCGCCTACGAGACCGCCCTCCGCCTTCAGGCGCACGGCGCCCGACGGCCGCTGCGCGTTGTGGTGGCCGGGACGGCCGCCCCGCGCGACGCGGGCTGGTCGGCCGTGGCGTCCCGTCGGCCCGAGGAGCTGATGCGGCTGCTCGGAGGGGTCCCGCCGGAGGTCTTCGAGTCGCCGGAGCTGCTGGAGATCGTGAGCCGGGCCCTGCGCGCGGACCTGGCGATGATCGCCGCCCACCACTGCTCGGGCGGGCTGCTGCGAAGCCCGCTCGGCGTGCTGTACGGCAGCGAGGACCCGCTGGTCGGCGCCGAGGCGGTGGCGGGCTGGTCCGCTGTCGCGGGAGCGGGCGCGACGGTCGAGGAGCTGTCGGGCGGCCACTTCTTCCTGGACGCCCACTACCCGCGGCTCCTCGCGGACTGGCGGCGGGAGGCGGCGCGATGA